In Chiroxiphia lanceolata isolate bChiLan1 chromosome 9, bChiLan1.pri, whole genome shotgun sequence, one DNA window encodes the following:
- the FMO1 gene encoding dimethylaniline monooxygenase [N-oxide-forming] 1, which yields MRVAVVGAGVSGLAATKCCLDEGLEPTCFEQSQDIGGLWRYTEHIEARRPSLYPSVISNTSKEMSAFSDFPYPEDFPVFLPNARLLDYLRCYAERFSLREHIKFGTTVVSIRKRPDFATTGQWNVVTEADGKQASHVFDAVMVCSGNLSEPSLPLHCFPGIEKFRGQSFHSRQYKHPDVFQGKRVLVVGMGNSGVDIAVEASRVASKVTICTRWGAWLLSRVFDHGYPWDMVYNTRFMSLIRNNLPGPLSWGWVNYNVNQQFNHENYGLQPEKRCLVREPLLNDDLPSYILTGRVTIKPGVKEFKANSVVFHNCPEEEPVDIVVFCTGYNASFPFLEESDVKVENKHASLYKYVFPTHLQKHTLAVIGLIRPFGAIMPVTEMQARWVTRVFKGLCRLPPQSVMEKEVNEKKKNQVKWFGLSFDEVLKTEWLVYMDTLASFIGAKPSVLGLLCRDPWLALTIFFGPCSPYQYRLQGPGHWEGARQAILTQWDRTLKPTRTRVPAGSSSSFPSLLIVVGFLLLLAAIIFGLQ from the exons ATGAGAGTGGCCGTGGTGGGCGCTGGTGTCAGTGGGCTGGCAGCCACCAAATGCTGCCTGGACGAGGGGCTGGAGCCCACCTGCTTCGAGCAGAGCCAGGACATCGGGGGGCTCTGGCGCTACACG GAGCACATCGAGGCCCGCCGGCCAAGCCTCTACCCATCAGTCATCAGCAACACCTCCAAGGAGATGTCAGCGTTTTCTGACTTCCCCTACCCCGAGGACTTCCCGGTGTTCCTGCCCAATGCCCGGCTCCTGGATTACCTCCGGTGCTATGCCGAGCGCTTCAGCCTCCGGGAGCACATCAAATTCGGG ACCACTGTTGTCAGCATCCGGAAACGCCCCGACTTTGCCACCACGGGCCAGTGGAATGTGGTCACAGAGGCGGATGGGAAGCAGGCATCGCATGTCTTTGATGCTGTTATGGTTTGCAGCGGCAATTTGTCCGAGCCATCCCTCCCCCTGCACTGTTTTCCTG gcATCGAGAAGTTTCGAGGCCAGTCCTTTCACAGCCGCCAGTACAAGCATCCCGACGTGTTTCAGGGGAAGCGTGTCCTCGTGGTGGGCATGGGCAATTCCGGAGTGGACATTGCGGTGGAGGCCAGTCGTGTAGCTTCCAAG GTGACCATTTGCACCCGTTGGGGTGCCTGGCTGCTCAGCCGTGTGTTTGACCATGGCTACCCATGGGACATGGTTTACAACACTCGCTTCATGAGCCTGATCAGAAACAACCTCCCTGGGCCCCTTTCATGGGGATGGGTTAATTACAATGTGAACCAGCAGTTCAACCATGAAAACTATGGCCTTCAGCCAGAGAAGAG GTGCCTGGTGCGAGAGCCTCTGCTGAACGACGACCTTCCGAGCTACATCCTGACAGGGAGGGTCACCATCAAGCCAGGCGTGAAGGAGTTCAAGGCCAACTCTGTTGTTTTCCACAACTGCCCTGAAGAGGAGCCCGTTGATATTGTTGTCTTCTGCACAGGCTACAACGCCTCCTTCCCATTCCTAGAGGAATCAGACGTCAAGGTGGAAAACAAGCACGCATCCCTCTACAAATACGTGTTCCCAACCCACCTGCAGAAGCACACCCTGGCTGTCATTGGGCTGATTAGGCCCTTTGGAGCTATCATGCCCGTGACAGAGATGCAAGCACGCTGGGTGACCCGTGTCTTCAAAG GCTTGTGTCGGTTGCCTCCTCAGTCTGTCATGGAGAAGGAAGTaaatgagaagaagaaaaaccaagTTAAATG GTTTGGTCTGTCCTTTGACGAAGTCCTCAAAACCGAGTGGCTGGTCTACATGGACACGCTCGCCTCCTTCATCGGTGCCAAGCCCagtgtgctggggctgctctgcagagacccCTGGCTGGCCCTCACCATTTTCTTTGGCCCCTGCTCCCCCTACCAGTACCGACTGCAGGGtcctgggcactgggagggggcaCGCCAGGCCATCCTCACCCAGTGGGACCGGACCCTGAAGCCCACAAGAACACGAGTCCCTGCTGGCTCCTCCAGctctttcccctctcttctgATTGTGGTGGGGTTCCTCCTACTCCTGGCTGCCATAATTTTTGGTTTACAATAG